The DNA window ACGTCCGAACTGGGCGGCGTCGCGGGCCACCCGACGCGGTGATGAGCTGCATCGGATAAAGCACGCCTCCCTCCGGCGAGGTGTCGAGGCAGGGCGTTTCGGCGTGCGATGCGGTGCTGCAAAAAACGGTTTGACCGAATCGAACAGGGCCATTACTATTTGCGCCCCGATCGGGCCTGAGGGTCTGCATCGCGGGCGGTTAGCTCAGCGGTAGAGCATTGCCTTCACACGGCAAGGGTCGCAGGTTCGATCCCTGCACCGCCCACCAAGCATCAATGAAAAAGGCCGGCTTTCAAGCCGGCCTTTTTCTTTTCCGCCTCAGCGTGATGCGCTGGATGGATCAGGCGGTCACCGCCTCGACTTCCTTGAGCAGGCGCTTGACGTCGTCACTGGTGTCGCTGTTCTGATCGGCCTGTTGCTTGGCCTGCATCAGCGGGCAATGCGCGCTCATGTAGTCGATCTCCAGATTGAGCCGCTCGAGCAGGAAGTCGACGAACACCCGCACCTTGGGCGACTGCACGTGGCCACGCGGGAACACCGCGTTGAGCACGTATTCGCCGCCGGTCCAGCCGGCCAGCACGCGCTGCACCAGGCCGGCTTCCACGAACGGCTTGACCATCACGTCGGCCGAGATCACCAGTCCTTCGCCACACAGCAGCGCCCCCTTGAGCGCTGCGGGATCGTTGGCCACCAGGATCGGGTTGACCAGGAAATCACGCGGGCCGTTGCCGTCGTCCAGCGACCAGCTGTAGCTGCTGCCGTGGCGATGCTTGGGCATGGCGAAGGTGCGGTGGTACTGCAGGTCGTCCGGATGCAGGGGTTCGCCGTGGCGGGCGATGTAGCTCTTGGCGGCAAACACCTGCGTATTGAGCACGCCCAGCTTGCGCGCGACCAGGTTGGAGTCGGGCAGACTGCCCACGCGCAGGGCGACGTCGACTTCGCCCCCGATCAGGTCGATCGGTTCATTGGACAGCAGCATCTCCACGCGCACTTCCGGATGGCGGGCGTGGAACTCCCCCAGTAGCGGGGCGATCTTGTCGATACCGATGGAGTAGGGAGCGGTCACCCGCAGCCAGCCACGCGGGCCGGCATGCAGCTGGCCAACGGCGCTTTCGGCTTCGGCCAGTTCGCGCGCGATACGCTGGCAATGCTCGTAATAGACGTTGCCGGCTTCGGTGAGTCCCAGCTTGCGTGTGGTGCGGTGCAGGAGCTGCGCGCCCAGGCGCGTTTCCAGTTCCTGGACCTTGCGGCTGACGGTGGTCTTGGGCAGTCGCAGGGCGCTGGCTGCACCAACGAAGCTGCCTTGTTCGACCACCTTGACGAAGATCAGGGTGTCGTTGAGGTCGTGGGACATGGATTCCTCCTGAGGGGAGAGCGATTGGACCGGGAGCGGGATGATTATTCCCCGAAATCCGGACTAATCAAGTCCGGCATGCAGGCCTAGAGTGGCGCCCTGTCCTCACCGCCAAGACCGACGCCATGTCGTTTATCGCCGCCGCCCGCCAATTATTGAACCCGAAAGTTCGCAATGAAAGCGCCATTTCACGGGCGTCATTCCTGCGCATCGCCAGCAGTGGCAAGGGTCTGCGCGAGTTTTCCCCATCGCGCCGGGTTCAGCTCGGCGGGGTGCAGGTGCGGCCTGCAGGTGCACGCTGGATGGGTGGTGATTTCGGGATTATCCCGTCGATGGGAGGAAAACTCCCATGAGTGGGATGATGCCGCAGTCGCCGGTCCCGACCGCGCTGGTCCTGGGGGCGCACAGCGCCGCTGGGGCAGGCGTGGTCGGTGCGTTGATCGAGGCGGGCAGCCCGGTTCTGGCGATCGGTGAGCCCGGCGAGTACATGGACGCGTTGGCCGAGTCCTATCGTGACGAGGCCCAACTGACCCTGCTGCCAAGCACAAGCCCGATCGACGAGGACGGTGCGCGCAAGCTGGCCAATGAAGTGCGCGCGCGTGGCCTGGTGCTGCATGCGGTGTTCGCGCACCTGTTCGCACCGTCCTTCAGCGGTCGCCTGCTGGAGCAGTCCAGTGCACGGCTCGGCGAGCGCTTCGGCAGTGACGTGCTCGCCCACTTGGCCGCGGCCCGGCACCTGCTCCCGCTGCTGCAGCATGAGTCGGCCACCACGCATTACGTGATGATCGGCGGGCCGGCCACCGAGTGCGGCTGGGCCGGCCACGGACATGCCTCGATTGCCTCGGCCGGCCTGCGCATGCTGGCAAAGGTGCTGCACGAGGAAGCCATGCCGCTGGGCGTGCGCGTGCAATTGCTGGCTGTCGAGCACCCCCTGTCCACCCCCAAGAACCGCGTGCATGCCTGCGCTGGCTGGCCCGATGCAATCAGCGTGGGCCGCAAGGCCGTCGAACTGCTGCGCCCGGCCACGTCCGGCCCGGTACGCGCCATCGTCTCCTTCGATGCGGCCTGGGTGCCGCCGCCGGTACGCACCCTGTTCGATGCACTGCCTGGTTCGCTCACCGTCTCTTCGCTCGACCTCAACCGGGGTTGAGGTCGTCGCTCCGTCTTTCCCTTCTTGTCTCCCACACGAGCATTTGCCATGAACCTTTTCCGCGCCGACTCCTTCTTCCGCGCCCGTCGTTTGTCTTCCTTCGCGCTGCTGGCCCTGTCGGTGGCGGTGATCG is part of the Pseudoxanthomonas sp. JBR18 genome and encodes:
- a CDS encoding LysR family transcriptional regulator, which gives rise to MSHDLNDTLIFVKVVEQGSFVGAASALRLPKTTVSRKVQELETRLGAQLLHRTTRKLGLTEAGNVYYEHCQRIARELAEAESAVGQLHAGPRGWLRVTAPYSIGIDKIAPLLGEFHARHPEVRVEMLLSNEPIDLIGGEVDVALRVGSLPDSNLVARKLGVLNTQVFAAKSYIARHGEPLHPDDLQYHRTFAMPKHRHGSSYSWSLDDGNGPRDFLVNPILVANDPAALKGALLCGEGLVISADVMVKPFVEAGLVQRVLAGWTGGEYVLNAVFPRGHVQSPKVRVFVDFLLERLNLEIDYMSAHCPLMQAKQQADQNSDTSDDVKRLLKEVEAVTA
- a CDS encoding SDR family oxidoreductase → MSGMMPQSPVPTALVLGAHSAAGAGVVGALIEAGSPVLAIGEPGEYMDALAESYRDEAQLTLLPSTSPIDEDGARKLANEVRARGLVLHAVFAHLFAPSFSGRLLEQSSARLGERFGSDVLAHLAAARHLLPLLQHESATTHYVMIGGPATECGWAGHGHASIASAGLRMLAKVLHEEAMPLGVRVQLLAVEHPLSTPKNRVHACAGWPDAISVGRKAVELLRPATSGPVRAIVSFDAAWVPPPVRTLFDALPGSLTVSSLDLNRG